Proteins encoded by one window of Akkermansia muciniphila ATCC BAA-835:
- the hisC gene encoding histidinol-phosphate transaminase produces the protein MSIESFANQHVLELVAYQPGKPIEETARELGLNPHDIVKLASNENPLGPSPKAVEAIARAAAGVNIYPDGAAFRLRSAIAEFCGVEFGQTVVGTGSSEVIELICHALLNPRAEVVAAKHAFSMYPIMSKLFGAAYVEVPNKEDWTHDLDGFLAAITENTRVVFITNPTNPVGTVVGQQEIDDFMAKVPEHVLVVFDEAYREFSDNPPDTLKFVREGRNVVVLRTFSKAYGLAGLRVGYGIAPEPVCSMLHKARAPFNLHVLAQEAALAALEDREHVRRTVENNKEGMRFYEQAFREMGLEWIPSQGNFILVKVGRGKQVFQDMLARGVIVRAQDGYGLPEWIRISIGTPAENARCIEVLKEVL, from the coding sequence ATGAGTATTGAGAGTTTCGCAAATCAGCATGTGCTGGAGTTGGTGGCTTATCAGCCGGGCAAGCCGATTGAGGAGACGGCCCGGGAACTGGGCCTGAATCCCCATGATATTGTGAAACTGGCGTCTAATGAAAATCCTCTGGGGCCGTCCCCGAAGGCGGTGGAGGCGATTGCCCGTGCGGCTGCCGGCGTGAACATTTATCCGGACGGAGCGGCTTTCCGCCTGCGTTCCGCTATTGCGGAGTTCTGCGGCGTGGAGTTCGGCCAGACGGTAGTGGGCACGGGCAGCAGCGAAGTGATTGAACTGATCTGCCATGCCCTGCTGAATCCCCGTGCGGAGGTGGTGGCCGCCAAACACGCCTTTTCCATGTACCCTATCATGTCCAAGCTGTTTGGCGCCGCGTACGTGGAAGTGCCCAACAAGGAGGACTGGACGCATGACCTGGACGGCTTCCTGGCCGCTATTACGGAGAATACGCGCGTCGTGTTCATTACGAATCCCACCAATCCCGTAGGCACCGTAGTGGGACAGCAGGAAATAGACGATTTCATGGCGAAGGTCCCGGAACATGTGCTGGTGGTCTTTGACGAGGCGTACCGGGAGTTTTCCGACAATCCTCCGGATACCCTCAAATTTGTGCGAGAAGGCCGCAACGTGGTTGTTCTGCGCACCTTCTCCAAGGCTTACGGCCTGGCGGGGCTGCGCGTGGGCTACGGCATTGCGCCGGAACCGGTTTGCAGCATGCTGCACAAGGCGCGTGCTCCGTTCAACCTGCATGTTCTGGCCCAGGAGGCCGCCCTGGCCGCCCTGGAGGACCGGGAGCATGTGCGCCGCACTGTGGAGAATAATAAGGAAGGCATGCGTTTTTATGAGCAGGCTTTCCGGGAAATGGGCCTGGAATGGATTCCCAGCCAGGGCAACTTTATCCTGGTGAAAGTGGGCCGGGGCAAGCAGGTGTTCCAGGATATGCTTGCCAGGGGAGTCATCGTCCGCGCGCAGGACGGTTACGGCCTGCCGGAATGGATACGCATCAGCATAGGCACTCCTGCGGAGAACGCCCGCTGCATTGAGGTATTGAAAGAGGTTCTTTAA
- a CDS encoding transcriptional regulator gives MSENQDELKVQIKAWLKQQNISRNDFAAECFVSPNTVRNWLAKVAIPKDKEALIRLMMEKTEREKKLKEAARANWKPFVVMLSSEDYKLIEEAARRDNMTVEEWAEATLIKDAQKRMKNYYDDSSLPEDVSLAAEVPEEYGAPRRSGPSSSPPSSARRKPRQ, from the coding sequence ATGAGTGAGAATCAGGACGAACTCAAAGTGCAGATCAAGGCTTGGCTGAAACAGCAGAACATTTCCCGCAATGATTTTGCGGCGGAATGCTTCGTGTCTCCCAACACGGTCCGCAACTGGCTTGCCAAGGTGGCCATCCCCAAAGACAAGGAAGCTCTCATCCGGCTCATGATGGAAAAAACGGAAAGGGAGAAAAAACTGAAAGAGGCGGCAAGAGCCAATTGGAAGCCCTTTGTCGTCATGCTGAGTTCCGAGGATTACAAACTCATCGAAGAAGCCGCCAGAAGGGACAACATGACGGTGGAGGAATGGGCGGAAGCCACCCTGATCAAGGATGCCCAGAAGAGGATGAAAAATTATTACGACGACAGCAGCCTTCCGGAAGATGTATCCCTGGCGGCGGAAGTACCGGAGGAATACGGAGCTCCCAGACGTTCCGGCCCTTCATCATCTCCGCCCTCTTCTGCCCGCCGCAAGCCGCGGCAATAA
- a CDS encoding SecDF P1 head subdomain-containing protein, which translates to MVHPDSQELDRERSPVPEGYTPYTYEFRDRHGKMQRERLFLKNTPIITESEVEQARIEPERRECLHITLNTQGGKTMKAATSAMNLGRDRLALVVQGKIKSAPVVQAVISRTFEISGLDGKNEASGLAELLNRQAPTEKNTPFIPQDLALYAVHPESRRLVEEGALRVPGFRLWKLPAHRQGKTGEVEYLFLGNSPIISGDCARHAEPDMEHPGSLDITWNEEAFRKLERASAGLRPGKDRIAVVLRGTILSTPLFQGMPSRTTLIPGLGDDSRLDALCRAINNTLLPLTEQQKRHVRENVALYPIHPRSRELEQHFLPELLQGKSIRLESGFRSIPYTCPDFPNPVRTYVFIRPESLIGPEDIQEVERDQDGTISCQLLPGAWEKAFAFMKANPAGQVEAAVVFRGNMRLRFEIKRFSLQLWGMPVLDSIQPNSFIYLPEPEEEQRMYRESFHLAIYGFLEPVCPWFFKSSPVFRAWGSRRPFLMIDSSLKGP; encoded by the coding sequence ATGGTGCATCCGGACAGCCAGGAGCTGGACCGGGAAAGGAGCCCTGTTCCGGAAGGATACACGCCTTATACATACGAATTCCGCGACCGCCATGGAAAAATGCAGCGGGAACGGCTGTTCCTGAAAAATACCCCCATCATCACGGAATCGGAAGTGGAACAGGCAAGAATTGAGCCGGAGAGAAGAGAATGCCTCCACATCACCCTGAATACACAGGGCGGAAAAACCATGAAAGCGGCAACCTCCGCCATGAATCTGGGCCGCGACAGGCTGGCCCTCGTCGTTCAGGGAAAAATCAAGTCGGCCCCCGTGGTGCAGGCCGTCATATCCCGTACTTTTGAAATCTCCGGACTGGACGGAAAAAATGAAGCCTCCGGACTGGCGGAACTGCTCAACCGGCAGGCACCCACAGAAAAAAACACACCCTTCATTCCACAGGATCTGGCCCTGTACGCCGTCCATCCGGAAAGCCGCCGTCTGGTGGAAGAAGGAGCCCTACGCGTACCGGGCTTCAGGCTCTGGAAGCTCCCGGCGCACCGGCAGGGAAAAACGGGAGAGGTAGAATATCTGTTCCTGGGGAATTCTCCCATCATTTCCGGAGACTGCGCCAGACATGCGGAGCCAGATATGGAACATCCGGGAAGCCTGGACATCACCTGGAACGAAGAAGCATTCCGTAAACTGGAGCGGGCATCGGCCGGACTACGCCCCGGCAAGGACAGGATTGCTGTCGTTCTGCGCGGAACCATTCTGTCCACCCCCTTATTCCAGGGAATGCCTTCCCGCACCACTCTTATTCCCGGTCTGGGGGATGACAGCCGGCTGGATGCCCTGTGCCGGGCCATCAACAACACCCTTCTGCCGCTGACGGAACAGCAAAAACGGCATGTGAGGGAAAACGTGGCTCTTTATCCCATCCATCCGCGCAGCCGGGAATTGGAACAGCATTTTCTTCCGGAACTTCTGCAGGGAAAATCCATCCGCCTGGAAAGCGGATTCCGTTCCATCCCCTATACCTGCCCCGATTTCCCGAACCCCGTCCGGACCTATGTCTTCATCCGCCCGGAATCCCTCATTGGGCCGGAGGACATTCAGGAGGTGGAACGCGACCAGGATGGAACAATCTCCTGCCAACTTCTGCCCGGGGCATGGGAAAAAGCGTTTGCTTTCATGAAGGCAAACCCTGCGGGCCAGGTGGAGGCGGCAGTTGTTTTCCGGGGGAACATGCGCCTCCGGTTTGAAATCAAAAGATTCTCCCTTCAACTGTGGGGGATGCCTGTGCTGGATTCCATCCAGCCAAATTCTTTCATTTACCTTCCTGAGCCGGAAGAAGAGCAACGGATGTACCGGGAGTCCTTTCACCTGGCAATCTACGGCTTCCTGGAACCCGTTTGCCCGTGGTTCTTTAAAAGCTCTCCCGTGTTCCGGGCATGGGGTTCCCGGCGTCCCTTTCTGATGATTGACTCATCCCTGAAAGGCCCCTGA
- a CDS encoding acyltransferase family protein gives MKIRCCHNGSQYSEAPNPVRAKKSGMPPCGAHARKGSGYLTLTPACITFSPLKCITPKTSLRFLTRLPPPPPPPSKRVLWIDVSRVIAALLIMYVHLSSPFLQAVSLHLFYLGRVPFFLVLAGYFLGRNITWNKAFNRAFWLFIPFMFWNVLYVFLVLPHDGASFRLENLIGIRDVFLPGMNLFSADDSHAVPPIGPSWFLRDIIILTLLTPLLVRVKILLFPAVLLFFCFFNTAPDHTETISIGTCAFYLLGVALSSRRIDDIHLLMNKKFGIFFWVSIFMPVVLIALYSAGVIPLWKETAIGMLLGVMMIMYAGIWMEKHLPGLSAKIALLAPACFLTFMLHWPIYGFLPPAMKSSLFAFFTPLLVFAAIVLFYFALKRFAPCLLPYLAHVKNTGRRQAQHGACDETIPLIRGLSGMSQSSERDAGNPMPGTRESF, from the coding sequence ATGAAAATCCGGTGTTGCCATAACGGGAGCCAATATAGCGAAGCTCCGAATCCGGTTCGAGCAAAAAAATCAGGGATGCCCCCATGCGGAGCCCATGCCCGAAAAGGTTCCGGATACTTGACTTTGACACCCGCCTGCATTACTTTTTCCCCGCTTAAGTGTATAACTCCCAAAACCAGCCTCCGATTCTTGACACGCTTACCCCCCCCCCCCCCCCCCCCATCAAAACGTGTCTTATGGATTGACGTATCAAGGGTTATTGCAGCCCTTCTGATCATGTACGTCCACCTGTCCTCCCCCTTTCTCCAGGCGGTGAGCCTCCATCTCTTTTACCTGGGGAGGGTTCCGTTTTTCCTGGTGCTGGCAGGGTACTTCCTGGGCAGGAACATCACCTGGAACAAGGCTTTTAACCGGGCTTTCTGGCTGTTTATTCCGTTCATGTTCTGGAATGTACTGTACGTGTTCCTTGTCCTGCCTCATGACGGCGCTTCCTTCCGCCTTGAGAATTTAATTGGTATCCGGGACGTCTTTCTTCCGGGCATGAACCTTTTCTCCGCAGATGACTCCCATGCCGTTCCCCCCATCGGCCCTTCCTGGTTCCTGAGGGACATTATCATTCTCACGTTGCTGACGCCTCTTCTGGTCCGCGTCAAAATCCTGCTGTTTCCTGCGGTGCTCCTCTTTTTCTGTTTCTTCAACACGGCCCCGGACCACACGGAGACGATTTCCATTGGAACCTGTGCTTTTTACCTGCTGGGCGTTGCGCTCAGTTCCCGGCGGATTGACGACATTCATCTGTTGATGAATAAAAAATTCGGCATTTTTTTCTGGGTAAGCATTTTTATGCCCGTTGTACTGATAGCGCTGTATTCCGCCGGAGTGATCCCCCTGTGGAAAGAGACGGCCATTGGCATGCTTCTGGGTGTCATGATGATCATGTACGCAGGCATCTGGATGGAAAAGCACCTGCCCGGCCTGTCTGCGAAAATAGCTTTGCTGGCTCCCGCCTGCTTTCTGACGTTCATGCTGCACTGGCCCATTTACGGTTTCCTGCCTCCCGCCATGAAATCCAGCCTGTTCGCCTTCTTCACGCCGTTGCTGGTGTTTGCGGCCATCGTCCTGTTTTATTTTGCCCTGAAACGTTTTGCCCCGTGCCTTCTGCCGTATCTGGCCCATGTGAAAAATACCGGCCGGCGGCAAGCGCAGCATGGCGCGTGCGACGAAACGATTCCTTTAATCAGGGGCCTTTCAGGGATGAGTCAATCATCAGAAAGGGACGCCGGGAACCCCATGCCCGGAACACGGGAGAGCTTTTAA